In a genomic window of Gloeothece verrucosa PCC 7822:
- a CDS encoding TatD family hydrolase translates to MNYIDPHIHMSSRTTDDYQAMKQAGIVAVIEPAFWLGQPRTNVGSFQDYFNTLVGWERFRAAQFGIRHYCTIGLNSKEANNEPLAEEVMELLPLYLSKEGVVAIGEIGYDDMTPAEDKYFRLQLELAKELDMLVLIHTPHRNKKAGTLQSMDVCLEHGLKPSQVIVDHNNEETVRQVLDRGFWAGFTLYPHTKMSDARMVEIVRQYGCDRIIVDSSADWGISDPLAVPKTAQLMRENGIREGQIKAVCYENALVAYSQSGQMNEHDWLNPQPVDQRQLFGSSSVLRGQKPVVEESSQNYILID, encoded by the coding sequence TGGAATTGTCGCCGTGATTGAACCCGCTTTTTGGTTGGGACAACCCCGCACAAATGTGGGAAGTTTTCAAGATTATTTTAACACTCTAGTAGGGTGGGAACGCTTTCGAGCCGCACAGTTTGGAATTCGTCATTATTGCACGATAGGATTAAACTCAAAAGAAGCCAATAACGAACCCCTAGCAGAAGAGGTAATGGAACTGTTACCTTTATATCTGAGTAAAGAAGGAGTGGTTGCTATTGGTGAAATTGGTTATGATGATATGACTCCAGCAGAAGATAAATACTTTCGTCTCCAGTTGGAATTAGCGAAAGAACTCGATATGCTGGTGTTGATTCATACTCCGCACCGCAACAAAAAAGCAGGTACTCTTCAAAGCATGGATGTCTGTTTAGAGCATGGGTTAAAACCGTCTCAGGTAATTGTGGATCACAATAATGAAGAAACTGTCCGGCAAGTGTTAGATCGGGGCTTTTGGGCGGGTTTTACCCTTTATCCCCATACCAAAATGAGCGATGCTCGGATGGTAGAAATTGTCCGTCAATATGGATGTGATCGCATTATTGTAGATAGTAGTGCAGATTGGGGGATCAGCGATCCCTTAGCTGTTCCTAAAACGGCTCAGTTAATGCGAGAAAATGGTATTAGAGAAGGGCAGATTAAAGCCGTATGTTATGAAAATGCCTTGGTGGCTTATAGTCAAAGTGGTCAAATGAATGAGCATGACTGGCTTAATCCTCAACCCGTTGATCAACGACAACTATTTGGTAGTAGTTCGGTTTTGCGAGGACAAAAGCCTGTAGTAGAAGAATCCAGCCAAAATTATATTCTCATTGACTAG
- a CDS encoding 3-dehydroquinate synthase: MTIRIDQKPQVDFQPIHQSVPITFHYDVHFTRGLFETNNPLLAKIMVADRKARIKQAIAVIDSGVLQHHQQLLKKLQDYSEHHQNFFTLVGKPIIVKGGEECKNSPKLIESIHAFIDQVGLCRHSYILAIGGGAVLDLVGYAAATAHRGIRLIRIPTTVLAQNDSGIGVKNGVNAFGKKNFLGTFAPPYAVLNDFNFLTTLDDRDWRSGIAEAIKVALIKDADFFEFISIYVGELVSRDRSIMEQVIYRCAQLHLQHIANSGDPFENGCSRPLDFGHWAAHRLEHLTNYRLRHGEAVAIGLALDCTYSYLSGLLSQQHWQKILTTLAALGFSFYISELGLTSYNGELFQGLSEFQQHLGGELTITLLQEIGKVREVHQVDLKCYQLSVNVLENWVKSQRENLFS; encoded by the coding sequence ATGACCATTAGGATTGATCAAAAACCACAAGTAGATTTTCAACCGATTCATCAAAGTGTTCCTATTACATTTCACTATGATGTTCATTTTACAAGAGGGCTATTTGAAACCAACAATCCTTTATTAGCAAAAATTATGGTCGCCGATAGAAAAGCCAGAATTAAACAAGCTATTGCCGTCATAGATTCAGGAGTTTTACAACACCATCAGCAGTTATTAAAAAAACTTCAAGATTATAGCGAGCATCACCAAAACTTTTTTACTTTAGTCGGCAAACCTATTATTGTCAAGGGGGGTGAAGAGTGTAAAAATTCTCCCAAATTAATAGAGAGCATTCATGCTTTTATCGATCAAGTAGGATTGTGTCGTCATTCTTATATTTTAGCTATCGGTGGCGGAGCCGTTCTCGATCTAGTGGGTTACGCTGCTGCTACCGCTCATCGGGGGATTCGTTTAATTAGAATTCCGACTACTGTATTAGCTCAAAATGATTCTGGTATTGGAGTTAAAAATGGGGTCAACGCTTTTGGGAAAAAAAATTTTCTCGGCACTTTTGCGCCTCCCTATGCAGTTTTAAATGATTTTAATTTTTTGACCACCCTAGATGATCGAGATTGGCGCTCAGGGATTGCAGAAGCGATTAAAGTCGCACTCATTAAAGATGCTGATTTTTTTGAGTTCATCAGTATATATGTTGGAGAACTTGTCAGTCGAGACAGGTCAATTATGGAACAAGTAATTTATCGGTGTGCCCAGTTACATTTACAACACATTGCTAACAGTGGTGATCCCTTTGAGAACGGGTGTTCTCGTCCTTTAGATTTTGGTCATTGGGCGGCTCATCGCTTGGAACATTTAACGAATTATCGCCTCCGCCATGGAGAAGCAGTAGCAATTGGCCTTGCTCTTGATTGTACCTATTCTTATTTATCAGGGCTACTTTCACAACAGCATTGGCAAAAAATTCTCACAACACTGGCTGCACTCGGTTTTAGTTTTTATATATCAGAATTAGGACTAACCAGTTATAACGGTGAATTATTTCAAGGGTTATCTGAATTTCAACAACACTTAGGAGGAGAATTAACTATCACTTTATTACAAGAAATTGGAAAAGTAAGAGAAGTCCATCAAGTTGATCTAAAATGCTATCAACTATCTGTTAATGTTTTAGAAAATTGGGTAAAAAGCCAAAGAGAAAACTTGTTTTCTTAG